From the Mammaliicoccus sciuri genome, the window CACCAGATATCTCTAGTTTAGTTGAAGGATTTCTATTTAGTTTTCAAGTTGCAAATGGTTCGAAAAATGATTTACTTTCATTGAGAATTATTTTTGAATGTGCAGCTATTGAAGAAATCGTTAAACTAGATAAAGATATCACTGATTTAAAAGCAATGGTAAATGAAGATGTTATCAATCATTATGAGAATGATAAAGCATTTCATCAAACGTTATTAAGTGCTACAGGAAATGTATTATTCGAACAATTAAGTTCTGTTATTCAGTCCTACTTCTATCATATTGAAGAAGAAGGGAAAGAAATTAATTATATTCAAACGAATGAAATGCATAAGAAAATTATCGACGCAATTGCCAATAAAGATGTTCAATTAGCTAAAGAACTTATGACGACACATTTGTCTATTTAGGAGGATATTATGAAAATTGCAATTGATATAGGTGGCACATTTATTAAAGCTGGCGTAATTGATGACCACCACACATTACATAGTTATCAAAAAATTGAAACACCACATAATAAAGATGGTGGTATTGTTGAAGCGGTTAAGGGAATCGTAGAATCATATACAAAAGAATTTAACTTAAATAAACCTGAAGTTGGTATTTCTACTGCAGGTGTAGTTGATTCACATAAAGGTGAAATTACATATGCTGGCCCTACGATACCATATTACAATGGTACAAATTTTAAACAATCATTAGCACATATTGCTGGTAAAGTAGCTGTTAATAACGATGTATCATGCGCGTTACTTGGTGAATTGTTAACGCTTGATAGAGAAGTTCAATCGATATTTTTAATGACGATTGGTACGGGTATAGGTGGAGCATATTATGAAAATCAATTATTAGAAGGTAAAAAGTATAGAGCATGTGAAATAGGCTATTTACTTTATGACAAAGAAACGAATACAACATATGAAGATAGAGGTTCTACGACAGCTTTAAAAAAATTAATCAGTGCCAATTATAAAGAAGATGTACAAGTCGAGAAATTATTTGATTTGGCGTATCAAAATGATGAAAAAGCTCAAG encodes:
- a CDS encoding FadR/GntR family transcriptional regulator — translated: MGKLDKIEVQSLKSQVLQEIKQYILDKGMTEGDRLPTERAFTEMYGVSRSVVREALSYLEHTGVIETVQGRGTVIKAPDISSLVEGFLFSFQVANGSKNDLLSLRIIFECAAIEEIVKLDKDITDLKAMVNEDVINHYENDKAFHQTLLSATGNVLFEQLSSVIQSYFYHIEEEGKEINYIQTNEMHKKIIDAIANKDVQLAKELMTTHLSI
- a CDS encoding ROK family protein, which gives rise to MMKIAIDIGGTFIKAGVIDDHHTLHSYQKIETPHNKDGGIVEAVKGIVESYTKEFNLNKPEVGISTAGVVDSHKGEITYAGPTIPYYNGTNFKQSLAHIAGKVAVNNDVSCALLGELLTLDREVQSIFLMTIGTGIGGAYYENQLLEGKKYRACEIGYLLYDKETNTTYEDRGSTTALKKLISANYKEDVQVEKLFDLAYQNDEKAQDILNQWANHVAEGIAQVQIMFDPEIILIGGGISKQEERLLSLIEPFIDDYLPTDYGHAKIEVTSKGNDSALYGAISCL